The Epinephelus lanceolatus isolate andai-2023 chromosome 1, ASM4190304v1, whole genome shotgun sequence genome has a window encoding:
- the dynlrb1 gene encoding dynein light chain roadblock-type 1, translating to MAEVEETLKRIQSQNGVQGIIIANAEGIPIKTTLDNASTVQYAGLIHQLMMKARSTVRDIDPQNDLTFLRVRSKKNEIMIAPDKDYFLIVIQNPSD from the exons ATG GCTGAAGTAGAAGAAACTCTGAAGAGAATCCAGAGCCAAAATGGAGTGCAGGGAATCATCATCGCCAATGCAGAAG GTATCCCCATCAAGACGACTCTGGACAACGCCAGCACGGTGCAGTACGCAGGGCTGATCCACCAGCTGATGATGAAGGCCAGGAGCACTGTACGAGACATCGACCCCCAGAACGACCTCACCTTCCTCCGTGTCCGCTCCAAGAAGAACGAGATCATGATCGCTCCAG ATAAGGATTATTTCTTGATCGTCATTCAGAACCCGTCGGACTGA